GCAAGATGTCGCGGCGGCTCAAGGCGCGGCTTGCCGAGGCTGGAGCGTCGGACGGAAATGACCTCGAGGCGGAGCTGGAGACCGACTACGAGGCGCTGGACGAAACCGCGGAAGAGTGGCCGGCGGAGGAAGGCGAGGCGCCGCTGACGCAGGCGAGCCGCGCCGCGATCGAGGCGGAGATCCGGGAGCTCGACGCGTTTACGTCGCTGGCCATCTCGATCGAGCAGAACGCCAAGGGACGCAAGCTGCTGAGCACCCTGGACCGGGCGTTTCAGGTGGCCGCCAGCGGCGGGGCCCAGCGCAAGGCCATCATCTTCACCGAGTCCCGCCGCACGCAGGACTACCTGCTCGGCATTCTTTCCGAAAGCGCGTTCTCCGAGGGGGTCGTCCTCTTCAACGGTTCCAACACGGACGAAGGCTCGCGGAAGATCTACGCGGACTGGCTGGAGCGGCACCAGGGGACGGACCGAGTTTCGGGATCCAAGACCGCGGACATGCGCTCGGCGCTGGTGGACTACTTTCGCGACGAGGGGCAGATCATGATCGCCACCGAGGCAGGCGCGGAGGGCATCAACCTCCAGTTCTGCTCGCTGGTCATCAACTACGACCTGCCCTGGAATCCGCAACGCATCGAGCAGCGAATCGGCCGGTGTCACCGATACGGGCAGCGCCACGACGTGGTGGTGGTGAACTTCCTCAACCGGAACAACGCCGCGGACCGCCGTGTGTTCGAGCTGCTGGACGAGAAGTTCCAGCTGTTCAAGGGGGTGTTCGGCTCCAGCGATGAGGTGCTTGGCGCGCTGGAGTCCGGCGTGGACTTCGAAAAGCGCATCGCCGACATCTATCAGCGCTGCCGCACGCCAGACGAGATCCAGGCGGCGTTCGACCAGCTGCAGCGCGAGCTGAGTACTGAGATCAACGAGGCGATGAGCAGCACGCGCCGCAAGCTGCTGGAGAACTTCGACGAGGAGGTGGTGGAGAAGCTCCAGGCCGCCAAGGAGAAGTCCGAGCACTGGCGCTCGCGCTTCGAGGAGCTGCTGATGGACCTTACCCGCTACGAGCTGGGCGGACGCGCGGAGTTCGTTTCGGAAGATGCGTTCCGCCTGGTGTCGCTGCCCGACGGCGTACGCGTGCCCCTTGGCCTGTACGAACTGCCCCGGCGCTCCGGCGAGGCCCACACCTACCGCTTGGGCCACGAGCTCGCGGAGCACGTTCTTGACCGAGCGCTGTGCCGCGACCTGCCCGTTCGCGAAGTCTCATTCGACTACTCCGGATCTCCCGGCAAGGTGACCCTGCTGGAGAGCCTGGTGGGCCAGCGCGGCTGGCTGTCGTTCTCCCTGTCCACCGTCGAGGCGCTGGATCAGGCCGAGGACCGGCTGGTGTTCGCCGGGTTCCGCGACGACGGCGTAGTGCTGGAAGACGACGCGGTCAGGCGGATGTTCGGTTGCGCGGCGGCCGTGGGCGATGCCCCTGCCGCGGACGTTCCAGGCGCGCTGGCGGTGCTGGCGGAGGAGCGCCACGTGGCCCACCAGCGCGACGTGTCGCTGCGCAACGCACGGGCGTTCGAGGCCGAGGCGTCCAAGCTGGACGCGTGGGCCGATGACCTCAAGGTGGGACTGGAGCGCGAGATCAAGGAGATCGACCGGCAGATCAAGGAAGTTCGCCGCCGCGGGCTTTCCATGGCGGCGCTGGAGGAAAAACTGGAGTTGCAGCGCGAGGTGCGCATCTTGGAGGTGAGCCGCCACCGGCTGCGCCGCGAGCTGTTTTCGGCGCAGGATGAAGTGGATGCCCGCCGCGACGCGCTAATAGACGATGCCGAGCGCCGGCTGCGGCGCACCGCATGGCTGGAAGCTGTATTCATTCTGCGCTGGGCCATCCGCTAGCCGGCGCGCTTTCTACCCTTTCCAAGGGCTTTACATGGAGACCCCCAACGAGATCCTGGCACGTCGAATTGCCGAGCGGCTCGTGGCCGAAGGACTTGTCCCCGCCACTCGGTCCGGCAGCCTTGCGTCCCAACTGGCGACGGGGAGTCTAAAGGCAGAGGACTGGCCCATCCACGTGCAACCGGTAGCTTCGGCAAAGGCGGGCGCGGATGCCGAATAAGGTCGAACGGATCAAGCTGCAGGGTTTTCGCGGTGCGACTACGCGGGTCACAGTGGACTTGTCCTCGGACAAGCCAGCCGTGCTCGTTTTCGGCGAGAACGGCTCCGGAAAGTCCACGCTGATTGACGCGATTGATATGGTTTGCAATGGGCAGCCCGGGTCCGTGCGCGAGCGCTCGTCCACAACCGTTAAGGACCACCTGCACTCGCTCGGCTCCAAACCCAACGACTTGGCCGTGGAAGTGGATTTCGGCGGGTCGACGTGGAAGGCGGGGGTAGACGGTGGCAAGATCGTGCGCTCGCCAAACACAACACCCCCACCCGCGGCAATCCTTCGGCGGGGGCGTCTGCTGAAGCTGGTGGAAGCGGCGCCCGCCGAACGATACGACGAGATGAAGCGGCTGATCGGGGTGGAGAAGGTGGAGGCTGGCGAGCGTTTGCTGCGCGAAGCGCTGCGAGACAAACGTAAGGATTACGATCGTGCAGCCGCCGACTTGGAAAGGGCCCGCGCGTCGCTGGACAGGCTCTGGGACGCCGAAGGAAGGCCGCGGGGTGACTCGCTTGCGTGGGCGGCGGCAGTACGTGCGGCGCAGCAGGTCGAGGCCGTGGCCGAGATGCAGCGATGCAACAGCGTGCTCGCAACGTTGGGAGCCGCCGAGAAGACCGAGACCCACGCCGGTACTGCGGAAAAGGCGCGAGACGACGCGCGCGCCCTAGTCGGCCGCGCACGGGACGCGCTCGCCGCCGCCGAAGCGGCCGGAGCGGAGGGCACGGCTGCTTTGGCGGAACTGCTGGAGCGGGTACGGGGCTACTTGGCGGCCGTTCCCGATGCCGGAGTGTGCCCGGTCTGCGAACGCCCAGCAGACGCTGGTGAACTTCGGCAGGCGGTCGAGGATCGCCTCAATCGCATGAATGCGTTGTCAGCCGCAGCCCGAGTGGCGCGCGACGCGGAGGGGAAGGCGGAGCGTGCGGAGCTCGCGGTAATCGACGCCCATGAGCGAAGCGAGTCTGCCCGGGCCGACTTCCGAGCCGCGTGCACCGACGCAGGAATCTCGTCCGCCCCCGTAACGGCCCATGACCGCTCGAAGTTGCGCAGCGA
Above is a window of Longimicrobium sp. DNA encoding:
- a CDS encoding helicase-related protein, which produces KMSRRLKARLAEAGASDGNDLEAELETDYEALDETAEEWPAEEGEAPLTQASRAAIEAEIRELDAFTSLAISIEQNAKGRKLLSTLDRAFQVAASGGAQRKAIIFTESRRTQDYLLGILSESAFSEGVVLFNGSNTDEGSRKIYADWLERHQGTDRVSGSKTADMRSALVDYFRDEGQIMIATEAGAEGINLQFCSLVINYDLPWNPQRIEQRIGRCHRYGQRHDVVVVNFLNRNNAADRRVFELLDEKFQLFKGVFGSSDEVLGALESGVDFEKRIADIYQRCRTPDEIQAAFDQLQRELSTEINEAMSSTRRKLLENFDEEVVEKLQAAKEKSEHWRSRFEELLMDLTRYELGGRAEFVSEDAFRLVSLPDGVRVPLGLYELPRRSGEAHTYRLGHELAEHVLDRALCRDLPVREVSFDYSGSPGKVTLLESLVGQRGWLSFSLSTVEALDQAEDRLVFAGFRDDGVVLEDDAVRRMFGCAAAVGDAPAADVPGALAVLAEERHVAHQRDVSLRNARAFEAEASKLDAWADDLKVGLEREIKEIDRQIKEVRRRGLSMAALEEKLELQREVRILEVSRHRLRRELFSAQDEVDARRDALIDDAERRLRRTAWLEAVFILRWAIR